In the Streptomyces fradiae ATCC 10745 = DSM 40063 genome, one interval contains:
- a CDS encoding thioredoxin family protein — MRQYRLAFAALAATMLLGGAAAPALASPPAASQATATTATTAADIPNVVDVTAANYQQVMQWSHTKPVVLDFTASWCYWCKKQDPYLRQYNTADNGAWVLAKVDVDRNPDLARRYGVRGIPALLNIQNGTEAGSRHVGFDGPASLRTWLNNL; from the coding sequence ATGAGGCAGTACCGACTCGCCTTCGCCGCCCTCGCGGCCACCATGCTCCTGGGCGGCGCCGCCGCCCCGGCGCTCGCGTCGCCCCCGGCGGCGTCCCAGGCCACCGCCACCACCGCCACCACCGCCGCCGACATCCCGAACGTCGTCGACGTGACCGCCGCCAACTACCAGCAGGTCATGCAGTGGTCGCACACCAAGCCGGTGGTGCTCGACTTCACCGCGTCCTGGTGTTACTGGTGCAAGAAGCAGGACCCGTACCTCCGGCAGTACAACACCGCCGACAACGGCGCCTGGGTGCTGGCGAAGGTCGACGTCGACCGCAACCCCGACCTGGCCAGGCGGTACGGGGTGCGCGGCATCCCCGCCCTGCTGAACATCCAGAACGGCACGGAGGCCGGCAGCCGCCACGTCGGCTTCGACGGTCCCGCCTCGCTGCGCACCTGGCTGAACAACCTGTGA
- a CDS encoding S8 family peptidase — MNNALVRTVTATAVAALAALSPWAAGPAFPAAPAEPAPSAATVHIIEVNGTEATEEAVTRRAREMTAAHGGTLRRVYFAASQAFSVSLTEEQKAAYYRDPRVDSISADRLYRVAGEHRPAPARAGAPAVPGTPAGSSGPAASGGIQIAPPSWGLDRVDQRDLPLDHLHRMPHGYGTGVDVYVVDTGVRVTHREFAGGRARGAYDAVERRAGGDRDCNGHGTASAATAAGLWTGVAKGATVRSVRAFGCDGTGTLEHIMSAVDWITAHADRPSVVNLGFSGEPGSVLDLQLYEMTTRGIAYTAAAGNGDASGRGVESCETTPARQTTAITVAATDRGDTRPAWSNYGYCVHLFAPGTDITTADARGDAAYTSLTGTSAATAEVTGAAAVYLARHPSTTPVELDRALRSAATEGRIRDAGPDSPDLLLYTGPSGGTRQGADGER; from the coding sequence ATGAACAACGCCCTGGTGCGGACCGTGACGGCGACGGCCGTCGCCGCCCTCGCGGCCCTCTCCCCATGGGCCGCCGGACCCGCCTTCCCCGCGGCCCCCGCCGAGCCCGCGCCGTCCGCCGCCACCGTCCACATCATCGAGGTCAACGGCACCGAGGCCACCGAGGAGGCGGTCACGCGGCGGGCGCGCGAGATGACCGCCGCCCACGGCGGCACGCTGCGCCGGGTCTACTTCGCCGCCTCCCAGGCGTTCTCCGTGTCGCTGACCGAGGAGCAGAAGGCCGCCTACTACCGGGACCCCCGCGTCGACTCGATCTCCGCCGACCGCCTCTACCGGGTCGCCGGGGAGCACCGCCCCGCCCCGGCGCGGGCCGGCGCGCCCGCGGTGCCCGGCACGCCCGCGGGTTCCAGCGGGCCCGCGGCGTCCGGCGGGATCCAGATCGCCCCGCCCTCCTGGGGCCTGGACCGCGTCGACCAGCGCGACCTGCCGCTCGACCACCTCCACCGCATGCCGCACGGCTACGGCACCGGTGTGGACGTCTACGTCGTCGACACCGGCGTGCGCGTCACGCACCGGGAGTTCGCGGGCGGCCGGGCGCGCGGCGCCTACGACGCCGTCGAGCGGCGCGCGGGCGGCGACCGCGACTGCAACGGCCACGGCACCGCCTCGGCGGCCACCGCCGCCGGGCTGTGGACCGGCGTCGCCAAGGGCGCCACCGTGCGGTCGGTGCGGGCCTTCGGCTGCGACGGCACCGGCACGCTGGAGCACATCATGTCCGCGGTCGACTGGATCACCGCCCACGCCGACCGGCCCTCCGTGGTCAACCTCGGCTTCTCCGGCGAACCCGGCTCGGTCCTCGACCTCCAGCTCTACGAGATGACCACCCGGGGCATCGCCTACACCGCCGCGGCCGGCAACGGCGACGCGTCGGGCCGCGGCGTCGAGTCCTGCGAGACGACACCCGCCCGGCAGACCACCGCCATCACCGTCGCCGCCACCGACCGCGGCGACACCCGCCCGGCCTGGTCCAACTACGGCTACTGCGTCCACCTCTTCGCGCCCGGGACCGACATCACCACGGCCGACGCGCGCGGCGACGCCGCGTACACCAGTCTGACCGGCACGTCCGCCGCCACCGCCGAGGTGACCGGGGCCGCCGCCGTGTACCTGGCCCGGCACCCCTCCACGACGCCGGTCGAACTCGACCGGGCGCTCCGGTCCGCCGCCACCGAGGGCCGGATACGGGACGCGGGCCCGGACTCCCCGGACCTCCTGCTGTACACCGGCCCGTCCGGCGGCACGCGGCAGGGGGCCGACGGTGAGCGCTGA
- the trxB gene encoding thioredoxin-disulfide reductase, protein MSADVRNVLVIGSGPAGYTAALYTARADLRPLVLLGAAGGGALATTTEVENYPGFPAGVRGPDLVDGMAAQAQRFGAELLGAEAVAVELTGDVKRVVDGTGREHLARTVVIATGTRARTLGLPGEAELTGHGVSSCATCDGFFFRGHDIAVVGGGDTALEEATFLSRYARTVTVVHRRDELRASKVMRRRAFADPKVSFAFEREVSALHGDARTGLTGLTLRHTATGATEELPVTGLFVAIGHDPRTELFTGRLALDAAGYVRVEAPSSRTGVPGVFAAGDVADPVYRQAVTAAGTGCVAALDAERYLSGLGDRELSARYGEAALPGTGA, encoded by the coding sequence GTGAGCGCTGACGTCCGTAACGTCCTCGTCATCGGCTCGGGCCCCGCCGGCTACACCGCCGCCCTCTACACCGCCCGTGCCGACCTGCGCCCGTTGGTGCTGCTCGGCGCCGCGGGCGGCGGCGCACTGGCCACCACCACCGAGGTGGAGAACTACCCCGGCTTCCCCGCGGGTGTGCGCGGGCCGGATCTGGTGGACGGCATGGCGGCGCAGGCGCAGCGGTTCGGGGCCGAGCTGCTCGGAGCGGAGGCGGTCGCCGTCGAGCTGACCGGCGACGTCAAGAGGGTCGTCGACGGCACGGGGCGCGAGCACCTCGCCCGGACCGTCGTCATCGCCACCGGGACGCGCGCCCGCACACTCGGCCTGCCCGGGGAGGCCGAACTGACCGGGCACGGCGTCTCCTCGTGCGCCACCTGCGACGGGTTCTTCTTCCGCGGCCACGACATCGCCGTGGTCGGCGGCGGCGACACCGCCCTGGAGGAGGCGACGTTCCTCAGCCGGTACGCCCGCACGGTGACGGTCGTCCACCGCCGGGACGAGCTGCGGGCCTCCAAGGTGATGCGGCGGCGCGCCTTCGCCGACCCGAAGGTCTCCTTCGCCTTCGAGCGGGAGGTGTCGGCCCTCCACGGGGACGCCCGCACGGGCCTGACCGGCCTGACCCTGCGGCACACGGCCACCGGGGCGACGGAGGAGCTGCCGGTCACGGGGCTCTTCGTCGCCATCGGCCACGATCCGCGCACCGAGCTGTTCACGGGCCGGCTCGCCCTGGACGCCGCCGGGTACGTGCGGGTGGAGGCCCCGTCGAGCCGCACCGGTGTGCCGGGGGTGTTCGCGGCGGGCGACGTGGCCGACCCCGTCTACCGCCAGGCCGTGACGGCGGCGGGCACGGGATGCGTGGCCGCGCTGGACGCCGAGCGGTACCTGAGCGGACTCGGCGACCGGGAGCTGTCCGCCCGGTACGGGGAGGCCGCCCTCCCGGGCACGGGGGCGTAG
- a CDS encoding IS5 family transposase (programmed frameshift) — protein MGRGELTDAAWERIAPLLPGVDGRGRPWRDHRQVINGVLWRLRTGAPWRDLPERYGPWQTVYERFVRWEADGTWARLLEQAQVRDDSVGAVEWTVSVDSTISRAHQHAAGARKKGPAAGDELEDPARPSAGQALGRSRGGLTTKLHLACDGRGLPLAVVVTPGNVNDSTVFDTVMDELRVPRTGAGRPRLRPDAVVADKAYSSRAIRQSLRRRGIRAVIPERADQKANRLRRGKAGGRPPAFDRELYRARNVVERCFNRLKQFRAIATRFDKLATRYKAGVHLAALILWLREPNQDPLSDRT, from the exons GTGGGTCGGGGTGAGTTGACGGATGCGGCATGGGAGCGGATAGCGCCCCTGCTGCCTGGTGTTGACGGTCGTGGTCGTCCTTGGCGGGATCACCGGCAGGTGATCAACGGGGTGTTGTGGCGGTTGCGGACCGGTGCTCCGTGGCGTGACCTGCCGGAACGCTACGGGCCGTGGCAGACGGTCTATGAACGGTTCGTCCGCTGGGAGGCGGACGGAACCTGGGCTCGCCTGCTCGAGCAGGCCCAGGTTCGCGACGACTCCGTCGGAGCCGTGGAGTGGACCGTGTCGGTCGACTCCACGATCAGCCGGGCCCATCAGCACGCCGCCGGTGCCCGCAAAAAGGGGC CGGCGGCGGGGGACGAACTGGAAGATCCGGCACGTCCGTCGGCTGGCCAGGCGCTGGGCCGGTCCCGTGGCGGGCTGACCACCAAGCTCCACCTCGCCTGCGACGGCCGGGGCCTGCCCCTGGCTGTCGTCGTCACGCCAGGCAACGTCAACGACTCCACCGTCTTCGACACGGTCATGGACGAGCTGAGGGTGCCCCGGACCGGCGCCGGGCGCCCCCGCCTCAGGCCCGATGCGGTCGTCGCGGACAAGGCGTACTCGTCCCGGGCGATCCGCCAGTCCCTGCGACGCAGAGGCATCCGGGCAGTGATCCCTGAACGGGCGGACCAGAAGGCCAACCGTCTGCGGCGAGGGAAGGCCGGCGGCAGACCCCCGGCCTTCGACCGCGAGCTTTACAGGGCCCGCAACGTGGTCGAACGCTGCTTCAACCGCCTCAAGCAGTTTCGCGCGATCGCCACCCGCTTCGACAAACTCGCCACCCGCTACAAGGCCGGAGTCCACCTCGCCGCACTCATCCTCTGGCTCCGCGAACCCAACCAAGATCCTTTGTCAGACAGGACCTAG
- a CDS encoding helix-turn-helix transcriptional regulator — MRRATGLPVAFGGLLDERPRAPLRIGELSGTSSEVLRGLAIRPGGGLGGRAMALARPCAVTDYPEARHISHEYDEPVAAEGLRSVLAVPVVVRRHVRAVLYGALRTPQPLGDRVLDAAVAAARDMEQALVVRDEARRGADPVSGTGGVRGPGGAGGMGGGPGAWEAVREAHGELRALAPHIADPEVRDRLLAACGRLASAAGGAVPGGAPGGMPGAAPGGAPVVLAPREVDVLAAVATGATNAEAARRLGLRPETVKGYLRSAMRRLGAHTRLEAVVAARRAGLLP, encoded by the coding sequence ATGCGCCGGGCCACGGGGCTGCCGGTGGCGTTCGGCGGGCTGCTCGACGAGCGGCCGCGGGCGCCGCTGCGGATCGGGGAGCTGTCCGGCACCTCCTCGGAGGTGCTGCGCGGGCTGGCGATCCGCCCCGGCGGCGGTCTGGGCGGCCGGGCGATGGCGCTGGCCCGGCCGTGCGCGGTGACGGACTACCCGGAGGCGCGCCACATCAGCCACGAGTACGACGAGCCGGTCGCCGCGGAGGGCCTGCGGTCGGTGCTGGCCGTGCCGGTGGTGGTGCGGCGCCACGTGCGGGCCGTGCTGTACGGGGCGCTGCGCACGCCGCAGCCGCTGGGCGACCGGGTGCTGGACGCGGCGGTGGCGGCGGCGCGCGACATGGAGCAGGCGCTGGTCGTACGGGACGAGGCGCGCCGCGGCGCGGACCCGGTGTCCGGTACGGGCGGAGTGCGCGGCCCGGGCGGCGCGGGCGGGATGGGGGGCGGGCCCGGGGCGTGGGAGGCCGTGCGGGAGGCGCACGGGGAGCTGCGCGCGCTGGCCCCGCACATCGCCGACCCGGAGGTGCGGGACCGGCTGCTGGCGGCGTGCGGCCGGCTGGCCTCCGCGGCGGGCGGGGCGGTCCCCGGTGGGGCGCCGGGCGGGATGCCCGGTGCGGCGCCCGGCGGGGCGCCGGTGGTGCTGGCGCCCCGGGAGGTGGACGTGCTGGCGGCGGTGGCGACGGGCGCGACCAACGCGGAGGCGGCGCGGCGCCTGGGGCTGCGGCCGGAGACGGTGAAGGGCTACCTGCGGTCGGCGATGCGCCGGCTGGGCGCGCACACCCGGCTGGAGGCGGTGGTGGCCGCCCGCCGCGCGGGCCTGCTCCCCTAG
- a CDS encoding AMP-binding protein gives MSGSGATEEFRAARDFLLRHREDYAAAYAGFTWPRPARFNWALDWFDAVAEGNDRTALHIVEEDGTETRLSFAEMAARSARVANWLRDTHGVRAGDRIIVMLGNQAELWETALAAMKLRAVVIPATPLLGPADLRDRVERGRARHVIVRAADTAKFDEVPGEYTRIVVGGPQAPGTPDAPSTPGAPGTDVPGGGGAAGGTGGRASRWAPYEEAYAASPDFTPDGPTDPSDPLMLYFTSGTTARPKLVEHTHTSYPVGHLATMYWIGLRPGDVHLNISSPGWAKHAWSNLFAPWNAEATVFIHNYTRFDAARLMAEMDRHGVTSFCAPPTVWRMLIQADLSALRTPPREVVAAGEPLNPEVIAAVRRAWGVTVRDGFGQTETAVQISNSPGQPLKPGSMGRPSPGFRVELLDPATGRPGADEGEIALDLSAAPVGVMAGYHGDPGRTAEAMAGGYYRTGDIGSRDADGYLTYVGRSDDVFKSSDYKISPFELESALLEHEAVAEAAVVPAPDPLRLTVPKAYVVLADGWEPGPDTAKALFAHARTVLAPYKRVRRIEFAELPKTVSGKIRRVELRRLTEQGSTAEYREEDFR, from the coding sequence ATGTCGGGTAGCGGCGCGACCGAGGAGTTCCGGGCCGCCCGGGACTTCCTGCTACGGCACCGGGAGGACTACGCGGCGGCGTACGCCGGGTTCACCTGGCCCCGGCCCGCCCGGTTCAACTGGGCGCTGGACTGGTTCGACGCCGTCGCGGAGGGCAACGACAGGACCGCGCTGCACATCGTGGAGGAGGACGGCACCGAGACGCGGCTCTCCTTCGCCGAGATGGCCGCCCGCTCCGCCCGCGTCGCCAACTGGCTGCGCGACACGCACGGCGTACGGGCCGGTGACCGGATCATCGTCATGCTCGGCAACCAGGCCGAGCTGTGGGAGACCGCCCTCGCGGCGATGAAGCTGCGGGCCGTCGTCATCCCGGCCACGCCGCTGCTGGGCCCCGCGGACCTGCGGGACCGGGTCGAGCGCGGCCGGGCCCGGCACGTGATCGTCCGCGCCGCCGACACGGCCAAGTTCGACGAGGTGCCGGGGGAGTACACCCGGATCGTCGTCGGCGGACCCCAGGCCCCGGGCACCCCGGACGCCCCGAGTACCCCGGGCGCCCCGGGGACGGACGTCCCGGGCGGGGGCGGCGCCGCGGGCGGCACCGGAGGCCGCGCCTCCCGATGGGCGCCCTACGAGGAGGCGTACGCCGCCTCGCCGGACTTCACCCCGGACGGCCCCACCGACCCCTCCGACCCCCTGATGCTCTACTTCACCTCCGGCACCACCGCCCGCCCCAAACTGGTGGAGCACACCCACACCTCGTATCCCGTCGGCCACCTCGCGACGATGTACTGGATCGGGCTCCGCCCCGGCGACGTGCACCTCAACATCTCCTCGCCGGGCTGGGCCAAGCACGCCTGGTCGAACCTCTTCGCGCCCTGGAACGCCGAGGCCACCGTCTTCATCCACAACTACACCCGCTTCGACGCCGCCCGCCTCATGGCCGAGATGGACCGGCACGGCGTCACGAGCTTCTGCGCGCCGCCGACCGTGTGGCGCATGCTCATCCAGGCCGACCTGAGCGCGCTGCGCACCCCGCCCCGCGAGGTCGTCGCCGCCGGCGAACCGCTGAACCCGGAGGTCATCGCGGCCGTGCGGCGCGCCTGGGGGGTCACCGTCCGCGACGGCTTCGGGCAGACCGAGACGGCCGTGCAGATCTCCAACAGCCCCGGCCAGCCCCTCAAGCCGGGTTCCATGGGACGGCCCAGCCCCGGCTTCCGCGTCGAACTGCTCGACCCCGCCACGGGCCGGCCCGGCGCCGACGAGGGGGAGATCGCCCTCGACCTGTCGGCCGCCCCCGTCGGGGTGATGGCCGGCTACCACGGCGACCCCGGCCGCACCGCGGAGGCGATGGCGGGCGGGTACTACCGGACCGGCGACATCGGCTCCCGCGACGCCGACGGCTACCTGACGTACGTGGGGCGCAGCGACGACGTCTTCAAGAGCTCCGACTACAAGATCTCGCCCTTCGAGCTGGAGAGCGCCCTCCTCGAGCACGAGGCCGTCGCCGAGGCCGCCGTCGTCCCGGCCCCCGACCCCCTCCGGCTCACCGTGCCCAAGGCGTACGTCGTCCTCGCCGACGGCTGGGAGCCCGGCCCCGACACGGCGAAGGCGCTGTTCGCCCACGCCCGGACGGTCCTCGCCCCGTACAAGCGGGTCCGGCGCATCGAGTTCGCCGAGCTGCCCAAGACCGTCTCCGGCAAGATCCGCCGCGTCGAGCTGCGCCGCCTCACCGAGCAGGGATCGACCGCCGAGTACCGCGAGGAGGACTTCCGATGA
- a CDS encoding AMP-binding protein, with translation MTVPSAPVPSARLSYAHGTGGTPLLGHTIGADLARAVERFPDREALVDVASGRRWTYAAFGAAVDEVARALVASGVERGDRVGIWAVNCPEWVLVQYATARVGAVMVNINPAYRAHELAYVLNQAGVRLLVASLAHKASDYRAMAEQVRGDCPALRETVHIGDASWDAFLARAAPHHAAEVAAREALLSCDDPVDIQYTSGTTGFPKGATLSHHNILNNGFFVGETLGYTEHDRICLPVPFYHCFGMVMGNLAATSHGACVVIPAPSFDPAATLRAVEQERCTSLYGVPTMFIAELDLPDFAAYDLSSLRTGIMAGSPCPVEVMKRVVAEMNMAEVSICYGMTETSPVSTQTRRDDDLERRTSTVGRVLPHVEVKIVDPVGGATLPRGEAGELCTRGYGVMLGYWDDPERTAEAVDAGRWMHTGDLAVMREDGYVQIVGRIKDMIIRGGENIYPREIEEFLYGHPKVADVQVVGVPDERYGEEVLACVIPRDPADPPTYEELAAHCRDRLAHYKVPRRVEILDAFPMTVSGKVRKVELRERYGRRPD, from the coding sequence ATGACCGTCCCGTCCGCGCCCGTTCCCTCCGCCCGCCTCTCCTACGCGCACGGCACCGGCGGCACGCCGCTGCTCGGCCACACGATCGGCGCCGACCTGGCCCGCGCCGTGGAGCGCTTCCCCGACCGGGAGGCGCTGGTCGACGTGGCGTCCGGGCGCCGCTGGACGTACGCCGCGTTCGGCGCCGCCGTGGACGAGGTGGCCCGCGCCCTCGTCGCGTCCGGCGTGGAGCGCGGCGACCGGGTGGGCATCTGGGCCGTCAACTGCCCGGAGTGGGTGCTCGTCCAGTACGCCACCGCCCGCGTCGGCGCCGTCATGGTCAACATCAATCCCGCCTACCGCGCCCACGAGCTGGCCTACGTCCTCAACCAGGCCGGGGTCCGCCTCCTCGTCGCGTCCCTGGCCCACAAGGCGAGCGACTACCGGGCGATGGCCGAGCAGGTCCGGGGCGACTGCCCGGCGCTGCGCGAGACCGTCCACATCGGCGACGCCTCCTGGGACGCGTTCCTCGCCCGCGCCGCCCCCCACCACGCGGCGGAGGTCGCCGCCCGCGAGGCGCTGCTCTCCTGCGACGACCCGGTCGACATCCAGTACACCTCCGGCACCACCGGCTTCCCGAAGGGTGCCACCCTCTCCCACCACAACATCCTCAACAACGGCTTCTTCGTGGGGGAGACGCTCGGCTACACCGAGCACGACCGGATCTGCCTGCCGGTGCCGTTCTACCACTGCTTCGGCATGGTCATGGGGAACCTCGCGGCCACCTCCCACGGGGCGTGCGTCGTCATCCCCGCGCCCTCCTTCGACCCGGCCGCCACCCTGCGCGCCGTCGAACAGGAGCGCTGCACCTCCCTCTACGGGGTGCCCACCATGTTCATCGCCGAGCTGGACCTGCCCGACTTCGCCGCGTACGACCTCTCCTCCCTCCGCACCGGGATCATGGCCGGGTCTCCCTGCCCGGTGGAGGTGATGAAGCGGGTCGTCGCCGAGATGAACATGGCGGAGGTGTCCATCTGCTACGGCATGACGGAGACCTCGCCGGTGTCCACGCAGACCCGCCGCGACGACGACCTGGAGCGCCGCACCTCCACGGTCGGCCGCGTCCTGCCGCACGTCGAGGTGAAGATCGTCGACCCGGTCGGCGGCGCCACCCTGCCGCGCGGCGAGGCGGGCGAGCTGTGCACCCGCGGGTACGGGGTGATGCTCGGCTACTGGGACGACCCGGAGCGCACCGCCGAGGCCGTCGACGCCGGCCGCTGGATGCACACCGGCGACCTGGCAGTGATGCGCGAGGACGGCTACGTCCAGATCGTCGGCCGCATCAAGGACATGATCATCCGGGGCGGCGAGAACATCTACCCGAGGGAGATCGAGGAGTTCCTGTACGGCCATCCGAAGGTGGCGGACGTGCAGGTCGTCGGCGTCCCCGACGAGCGCTACGGCGAGGAGGTCCTGGCCTGCGTCATCCCGCGCGACCCGGCCGACCCGCCGACGTACGAGGAGCTGGCCGCCCACTGCCGCGACCGGCTCGCCCACTACAAGGTCCCGCGCCGGGTGGAGATCCTGGACGCCTTCCCGATGACGGTGAGCGGCAAGGTGCGCAAGGTGGAGCTGCGCGAGCGGTACGGCAGGCGCCCCGACTGA
- a CDS encoding GNAT family N-acetyltransferase, translating to MLLRSARPEDLPLLQEIERAAGEPFRALGMAAVADDDPPPLETLEAYRAAGRARVAERAGRPVAYLVWDEVDGAAHVEQVTVHPDAARRGLGRALIEELAADATARGVPALTLTTFTDVPWNAPYYARLGFRVLADTELTDGLRAIRRAEADHGLDRWPRVCMRRDLR from the coding sequence ATGCTCCTGCGATCCGCCCGCCCCGAGGACCTGCCGCTCCTCCAGGAGATCGAGCGCGCGGCGGGCGAGCCGTTCCGGGCGCTCGGCATGGCCGCCGTCGCCGACGACGACCCCCCGCCGCTGGAGACCCTGGAGGCGTACCGGGCGGCCGGCCGCGCCCGCGTCGCGGAGCGGGCCGGGCGCCCCGTCGCCTACCTGGTCTGGGACGAGGTGGACGGCGCCGCCCACGTCGAGCAGGTCACCGTCCACCCGGACGCCGCCCGCCGGGGCCTGGGCCGCGCCCTGATCGAGGAGCTGGCGGCGGACGCGACGGCCCGCGGCGTGCCGGCGCTGACCCTGACGACCTTCACGGACGTGCCGTGGAACGCCCCGTACTACGCGCGGCTCGGCTTCCGGGTGCTCGCCGACACGGAGCTGACCGACGGGCTGCGCGCGATCCGGCGCGCGGAGGCGGACCACGGCCTGGACCGCTGGCCGCGTGTCTGCATGCGCCGCGACCTGCGCTGA
- a CDS encoding 3'-5' exonuclease, whose translation MVQRVRPSLYISVDIEADGPIPGPYSMLSLGAAVAGRQDAGGYVAANPEAATFYRELRPSGGEFVPEALAVSGLDRERLLVEGDEPEAAMREFTAWVREVSRGAQPVMCGYPAAYDWMFLYWYLMRFTGESPFGHSGCLDMKTLYAAKARVPLRSVAKRTMPAGLLSRRRHTHHALDDAIEQAELFSNLMGWSGA comes from the coding sequence ATGGTCCAGCGTGTGCGCCCCAGTCTGTACATCTCCGTGGACATCGAGGCCGACGGGCCGATCCCGGGCCCGTACTCGATGCTGAGCCTCGGTGCCGCCGTCGCCGGGCGGCAGGACGCGGGCGGATACGTGGCGGCGAATCCGGAGGCCGCGACCTTCTACCGGGAGCTTCGGCCCTCCGGCGGGGAGTTCGTGCCCGAGGCGCTGGCCGTGAGCGGCCTGGACCGGGAGCGGCTGCTCGTGGAGGGGGACGAACCGGAGGCGGCCATGCGGGAGTTCACCGCGTGGGTGCGGGAGGTGAGCCGGGGCGCCCAGCCGGTGATGTGCGGCTATCCGGCGGCGTACGACTGGATGTTCCTGTACTGGTACCTGATGCGGTTCACCGGCGAGAGCCCGTTCGGGCACTCGGGCTGCCTGGACATGAAGACCCTGTACGCCGCGAAGGCGCGGGTGCCGCTGCGGTCGGTCGCCAAGCGGACGATGCCCGCGGGGCTGCTCTCGCGGCGGCGGCACACGCACCACGCCCTGGACGACGCGATCGAGCAGGCCGAGCTGTTCAGCAACCTGATGGGCTGGTCCGGGGCCTGA
- a CDS encoding DUF397 domain-containing protein produces the protein MSRDTALDIELRWFKSSYSSGEGGDCVEVASHRGSVNVRDSKHAAGPSLSFGSDRWASFVAYTKEA, from the coding sequence GTGAGCAGGGACACGGCACTTGACATAGAACTGCGCTGGTTCAAGAGCAGCTACAGCAGCGGCGAGGGTGGGGACTGCGTGGAGGTGGCCTCCCACCGGGGCAGCGTGAACGTTCGGGACTCCAAGCACGCGGCGGGACCGTCCTTGTCGTTCGGCAGCGACCGTTGGGCGTCCTTCGTGGCGTACACCAAGGAAGCCTGA
- a CDS encoding helix-turn-helix domain-containing protein: MTEERRPEGPTDSGEHDGDDAGTEVLRSFGRQLKIFRTLAGLSQAELGGRLGYSEALVASVEQGRRIPKEHLVEKADEVLEARGVLAARKEEVARVRYPSFFRDAARVEAQAVELHAYDTHVVKGLLQTQDYARAVFTRRRPLLDEETIEQRVAARMARQEIFSRWPVPLMSFVMEEAVLRRPIGGRSVLRGQLEHLMLMGEKRSVELQVMPLDREDHAGLSGPFTLMETMDGRRVAYVEVQNVSRLHIDRKPVREIEAQYGIIRAQALTPRESMAFIEKLLGEL; this comes from the coding sequence ATGACGGAGGAACGTCGGCCCGAGGGACCGACGGACAGCGGCGAGCACGACGGGGACGACGCGGGGACCGAGGTCCTGAGGTCCTTCGGGAGGCAGCTGAAGATCTTCAGGACGCTGGCCGGACTGTCGCAGGCGGAGCTCGGAGGACGGCTCGGGTACAGCGAGGCCCTGGTCGCGTCGGTCGAACAGGGCCGCCGCATCCCCAAGGAGCACTTGGTCGAGAAGGCCGACGAGGTGCTGGAGGCGAGGGGCGTCCTGGCGGCGCGGAAGGAGGAGGTGGCGCGCGTCCGCTACCCGAGCTTCTTCCGGGACGCCGCGCGGGTGGAGGCGCAGGCGGTCGAGCTGCACGCGTATGACACACATGTGGTCAAGGGACTGCTACAGACACAGGACTATGCGCGGGCCGTGTTCACCAGGCGCCGTCCGCTACTTGACGAGGAGACGATCGAGCAGCGCGTAGCTGCGCGAATGGCACGCCAGGAGATCTTCTCGCGCTGGCCTGTGCCTCTGATGAGCTTCGTGATGGAGGAAGCGGTGCTGCGGCGCCCCATCGGCGGCAGATCCGTCCTGCGGGGTCAGTTGGAACACCTCATGCTCATGGGCGAGAAGCGGAGCGTGGAGCTCCAGGTGATGCCTCTGGACCGCGAGGACCACGCCGGGCTCAGTGGTCCGTTCACACTGATGGAGACGATGGACGGCCGCAGAGTGGCCTACGTCGAGGTGCAGAATGTGAGCCGCCTCCACATCGACCGCAAGCCAGTCCGAGAGATCGAGGCGCAGTATGGAATCATCCGGGCCCAGGCTCTCACCCCGCGAGAGTCGATGGCCTTCATCGAGAAGTTGCTAGGAGAACTGTGA
- a CDS encoding ATP-binding protein yields MTTETRPPTAGTVRDFAMRFTSTPRGARLARRLTSHRLHEWGHPYDGSVNESMTLITAELAANAVRHGHVPGRDFALRLLAAATFVRVEVTDTRTERRPSPDRPRRPERDEESGRGLYLVAELADRWGVVPRTGAPGKSVWAELDVTIV; encoded by the coding sequence ATGACGACCGAGACCCGCCCTCCCACCGCCGGTACCGTCCGCGACTTCGCGATGCGGTTCACCTCGACTCCGCGCGGCGCCCGCCTCGCCCGCCGGCTGACCTCGCACCGGCTGCACGAGTGGGGCCACCCCTACGACGGCTCCGTCAACGAGTCCATGACGCTGATCACCGCGGAACTGGCCGCGAACGCCGTGCGCCACGGCCACGTACCGGGACGGGACTTCGCGCTGCGGCTCCTGGCGGCCGCGACGTTCGTCCGTGTCGAGGTCACCGACACCCGCACGGAGCGCCGGCCGTCGCCGGACCGGCCCCGCCGACCGGAACGGGACGAGGAGTCCGGCCGCGGCCTGTACCTCGTCGCCGAACTCGCCGACCGGTGGGGCGTCGTGCCGCGCACCGGAGCACCCGGCAAGTCGGTGTGGGCGGAACTCGACGTCACCATCGTCTGA